Part of the Polyangiaceae bacterium genome, CGGCCTGAGCATCTCCATCGCCAGCACGGTCGTGCTGTTGCGCGTGCTCTCCGACGCGGACGTCCTGCACACCTCCGCCGGCCACATCGCCATCGGCTGGCTGATCGTGCAGGACCTGGTCATGGTCCTGGTGCTCGTGATGCTGCCCATCCTCTCGGGCAAGGCCGGCGGCGGCGGCGGCACTCAGGAGCTCTTGATGTCCGCTGGGCTCGCGGTGCTGAAGATCGCGCTCCTGGTCGCCTTCACGCTGCTCGTGGGCAATCGCGTGATCCCGGCGCTCCTGGGCTACGTCGCGAAGACCCGGTCCCGCGAGCTGTTCACGCTGACCGTGCTGGTGCTGGCCCTCGGCATCGCGGTCGGTTCGGCGAAGTTGTTCGGCGCGTCGATGGCGCTGGGCGCCTTCCTGGCTGGCATGGTGGTCGGCCAGTCGGAGTTCGCGACCCGGGCCGCGTCGGAGGCGTTGCCGATGCGCGACGCCTTCGCGGTGCTCTTCTTCGTGTCGATGGGCATGCTGTTCGACCCGGCCCAGGTGGTGCCCAACATCGGGCTCACCGCCGCCACGCTCGGCCTGGTGCTGATCGGCACCCCGCTGGTGACGCTGGGGATGACCCTGGCCCGCGGGCAGTCGGCGAAGAACGCCGTCTCCGTGGCGCTCGGCATGGCACAGATCGGCGAGTTCTCGTTCATCGTGGCCGCGCTCGGGCGGCAGCTGGGCCTGTTGCCGGATCGGGCGACGCAGTCCCTGGTCGCAGTCTCCATGATCTGCATCACGCTGAACCCGCTCATCTACCGGCTGGCACCGCCGCTCTCGCGCTGGCTCGACGCCCGCCTGCGGCGGCGGAGCGCCAAGGCCGACGAGCCAGGTCCACCGGTGGACGCCGCGCACCGAACGGTGGTCATCGGCTACGGACCGGTGGGTCGGACGCTGTCGAAGCTGCTGATCGAGAACCAGATCGAGCCGACCGTGATCGAGCTGAACCACGAGACGGTGAACGGCCTGAACAAGCAGGGCATCCGCGCCATCTTCGGCGACGCCACGCAGCAGGCCGTGCTGGAGGAGGCGGGCGTGCGCACGGCGGGCAGCCTGGTGTTCGCCGCCTCCGGCTCGCCGGACGCCGTCATCCGCCAGGCGCGGGAGCTCAACCCGAAGATCACCATCATGGCGCGGACGACCTACGTGGGTGAGGTCGCGTCGCTCCGGCAGGCCGGCGCTCACACCGTGGTCTCGGCGGAGGGCGAGGTGGCCCTGGCCATGGCCGAGCACCTGCTCCGCGGTCTCGGCGCCACGGGCGATCAGCTGGACCGGGAGCGCGATCGGGCGCGCGCCGAGCTGACCCCCGGGTGACGCTCAGTCGTCATCCACTTCGTTCGGCTCGTCCGGCACGCCCAGCCAGCCGCGGACACGGAAGTAGATCAGCAGGCCGACGCCCAAGAGGCCCATGCCGCCGAGCACGATGAAGTAGCCGTTCGGCCACTTGAGCTCCGGCATGTGCTCGAAGTTCATGCCGTACACGCCCACGATGAAGGTCAGCGGAATGAAGATGGTCGTCACCACGGTGAGCAGCCGCATCACGTCGTTGGTGCGGTTCGAGATCACGGACATGTAAGTATTCGTGAGCTCGCTCACCAGCTCGCGGTAGCTCTCGGCCATTTCCGAGACCTGGATGCAGTGGTCGTAGGTGTCACGCAGGTAGATCCGCGCCGAGTCGGTGACCATCGGCACGGGATCGCGGATCAAGCTGGAGAGCGCGTCGCGGAGCGGCCAGACCGCGCGCCGCACCAGGAGCAGCGTGCGCTTCACCTCGTGCACGCGCATGAGGAGCTCCGGCCGCGGGCGCTTCATCACCCGCTCCTCCAGCACCTCGAGCTCGTCCGCGAAGACCTCGAGCAACGGGTAATATCCGTCCACGATGGTGTCGATGATCGAGTAGGCGAGGTAGTCCGCGCCGGAGCCGCGCAGCATGCCGACGTTGTCGCGGAGGCGCGACCGCACTGGATCGAACAGGTCGCCGTGTCTCTCCTGGAAGGTCAAGAGATAACCCTTGCCGATGAAGACGCTGACCTGCTCGTTGTGCAGGTCCCCGTTCTCGTCCAGGCGCAGCATGCCGCAGATGAAGAGCTGCTGGCCCTCGTAGCTCTCGGTCTTCGGTCGCTGCGGCACGTTGACGACGTCGGCCAACGCGAGCGGGTGCAGCGCGAACAGATCCGCGAGCTGACGCAGCACCTTCTCGTCGCCGAGCCCCTGTACGTCCACCCACGTGACGGCGTGCGAACGCATCAACTCACGCAGCTCGGAGACGCGATCGAGGTCGCCTTCGTGCAGGTGATCCGCGTCGTAAGCCATGACGTGGATGCGCGGCTTCGGAGCGTCCTTGCCGATGACCAGGGCGCCGGGCCGCGCGCCCACCGGCGGGTTCTTCTTGAGGAAGAGCGAGACGGTCGGCGCGATCCTGCGCAGCGACTTCGGTGCTTCCTCTTCCATCGCGGGCCGAGCTTAGCGGAGGTCACGCGCCGCACGAAAGGCGCACGGTGTCCGCCACCGGGTTGGCTTCGAAATCCCGGAGCGCGTCTGAAAGCGCCAAGGCGCGCTCACGGGGCAAGCTAACCTCCCGCGCGAGCTTGGCGTACGCGGCTTCGACTCGCCCCGGCTCTCCCGGTGCTCCGATGGGAATGTCCTGCCGCGCCTGGTAGCGCTCGCCGTCTTGGGTCTCGAGGCGGACCTGGGCCGGAAACACCATGCGGAAGCGCGTGAAGTCGCGGGGCCCGGAGCGTCCACCGCCGCGGCGCCGCGCGGCGCCGAGCATGCGGCCGAGCGTGCTCCACTCGCCGAGCAGCGCGCTCGGCCGCACGCCCGTGCGCTTCTTGCCGCCGAGCTGCTTCTGATAGCCGGCCAGCACGGCGGCGAGCTGGGTCGGCCGGAGCTGGCCCAGCGTGCCACCCCCGCCCAGAGCGCCGTCGAAGGCCCGGACCACCGCCAGGCTCATGCCCCAGTCGTGACGGAGCTCGGTCTTGCCGACGATCTCGCGGATCGCCGCGTCGTTCGCGTCCAGGGCCTCCTGGCTCAGCGCAGCGCCGTCGTGGGCGCCGGCGGCGACGGCGATGCCCACGTTGAACGGGATGGAGAAGTTGACGTTCACAGGCGAGAGCGGCTCACCCGGACGCACGTGCTCGCTCGACAGGTTGTCCATCTCGACGCTGAGCAGGTTCGCGTCGACGACGATGCGCTTCACATCTGCGGGCACGAGATCGCGTCCAGTCGCCTCGCGATACTCCGCGAGCACGGCGAACAGCGCGTCGAGCGTGGTGTCGATGTAAGCGCAGCCGGGGTAACGCTTGAAGGCCAGCGTGTCGCTGACCCAGGCTTCACCCAGCCCGGAGAGCATCTTCGGCAGCGGCGCCCAGGAGAAAGAGGCCCAGAAGCCCTTGCGCGGGTGCTCGAAGATCTCCCGCGCCCCGGTCATGCCGGCGCGCGCGAAGGCGGCTGCCTGCATCCCCACCACGGTCGGGTGCGCCGCGGTCAGCACCTTGCTCCCGGGGCCCATGAAGCCGGGCCAGAGCGTGAAGGTGGGCTGGTAGAGCGCGATGGCGAGCGCGTTGGCCGTCTGGACGGGCGAGAGACGCCAGAGCTTGGCGGCGACCACGGCGCCCTCCACGGCGTGGATGAAGCTCCAGGCCTGGCCGTTCTGCGGGCCGAGCACGGCGCTGGCGCCGACCCGACCGCCGAGCTCGTTGGCCAGCACCATGGCGGTGAGCACGTCCTTCGGGGCGTGGCTCTCCGCCTCGCCGAGAGCGAGGCCGGCGAGCACCGCCGAGTGTCCGGTGTGCCCCATGTACAGGTAGTCGTCGTAGTCGAGCGCCATGGAGTAGGCGCTGTTCACGAGCACGGCATCTTGGACCGACCAGCGCTCGCCGCTCGCGATCACGCTGGCTCGACCCGTGGCAGCCCAGCCCTTCACCGCAGTCCGTACCGCGCCCGCGTCGCGGCTGTGCTGGCCGGCGTGGATGGCGGCTATCACGCTGGCGATCTGCGCGCGGGTGAGCTCCCGAACGCGCTCCGGCACGTCGCCGTGCTCGACGGCGCACACCCACTCCGCGAGCGTCTCGACGACCGTCATCGCCGAGCGTCCGTCAGTTCTTGGCTCGACCCTTCGGCGAGTCCCAGCGCGGTTTCACGTGGACCTTCAGCACGTCGCGGAGCAGGCCGATGTGGGCGCAGTGGTCCATCTTGTCGTTGCCGTCGTAGCCGCGGACGTGGAAGCTCCCCTTGGAGAAGCGCGCGTTCAGGTCCAGGCCCATCGGGTCGGCGCCCCGAGGCTTGGTCTTCCGCGGCTTTCCGCCGACCTTCTCGATCAGGTACTTCGCGGTCTCGGTCGTCGAGGCGTAGCCCGGCGGGATGATCGACGAGTGGCTGACGAACATCAGCTTCTGGCGCGCCGAGGCCTCCTTCGCGAACTCGACGAACGGCAGGAGCTGCGCCCCGTTGAGGGAGTCTCCGGCGTAGCCGCTGTGCAGCCCGTCGAGCAGGATGACCGTGTCGACGACCTTCTTGCCGTAGGCCTGCCCGAGGATCTCGCCGACCGCGCCGTAGCCGGCGCTCCAACCCGAGAGGCCCACGTGCCTCACGTGGGCGTTCTTCTTGCCGGTCTTGTCGGCCATCGCCTTCTCGACGCTCTCCACCAGCTTCTTGAAGGAGTCCGGTGCCGAGAACGCCGAAGCGTAAGGTCCCGAGCCGATGCCCAGGTCGATGCCCACCAGCACGGCGCCGTCCATCACCTGCGTCCACTCCTTGCGCACCGGCTCGTGGCCGTGGAAGTGGAACATCACGTCGAAGGCGCCGTTCGCGGCGATGCCGCCCTTGCCGGGCGAGATCATCTGCCCCATCGAGGGCGCGCGGCTCCACTTGTCGTAGACGCCCCAGCCCTTGTCCGGCGTGTTGCAGGGGTTGATGCCGCGCTCTTGGGCCGTCTTCTGCGTCTGCGTCTCGGCGCTGGGCTTCTCGACGACCCAATTGGCAGGCTTGGTGTCCGCCTTCTCGTCGGGCTTTTTGTCGGCCTTGGTGTCTTCGGAAGGCTTGACCTTCACGAGGCCCGGCTTGGCCTTGGCGGCGACCTTCTCTTCGTCCGCCTTCTGCTTCTTCGCCTTCGCGATCGCGTCGCCCCGCTTGTCGGCCTTCTTCGCAGTCTTGTCGGTCTTCTGCGGCTTGGCCTTGCTCTTCTGCTTCCTCTGCTTGGCAGCCTTGGCCGGCGCGTCGGCGGGCGCCGCGAGCGCGGGCTGCGCCAGACCGAGCCCGAACGCCAGAGCCAGGAGCCCGGTCGCACGTCGCAGAATCTGGGGGGCACGCAGCATGAGGGAGGGCCCCACCGTGGCCCACGGGCGCGGTCTTTTCAACTTCGTGGCAACGATTTTCGTGCCGGATCCCGCGTCGCGCACGAAAGCCAGCGGATCTCGCGATTTTGGCCTGGCTTGACCAAACGCTCAGGGGTTGTCGAGACTCGGCTCGTGATGCGCCGATTTTCGCAGTGGCTGGGCCCCGTACTCATCGGCTCTCTCTCGGCGTGCGCGCCGAGCCCGGCGGCACCGCCGCCCAGGGCCGAGAGCCCGAAGGCTCAGCCTACCGCCGCTGCTCCCGAAGCGGCCGAGCCCGAAAGCAGCTGTCCCAGGGGCATGCTGCTCGTACCGGGCGGCACGCTCTGGCTCGGCTCGCCCGCGGGCAGCGGCAGCGCCGACGAGCGCCCCGAGCAGAAGGTGTCCGTAGCCGAATACTGTCTCGATGCCCGCGAGGTGAGCGTGGCGGACTATCGTGCGTGTGAGTCGAACAGAGCCTGTGAAGCGCTGCCCACCGAGGTGCGCCTGCTCTCTCCGCTCCCCGAGGCCGAGCACAAGGCGCAGAGCGCGCAGTGCAGCGCCAACCTCGCCGACAACGCCGACCTGCCCGCGAGCTGCGTGAGCTTCGAGGAGGCCACCCGCTACTGTGCGTGGAAGGGCCTGCGCCTGCCGAGCGAGCCGGAGTGGGAGTGGGCGGCGACCGGAGGCGACGACAAGCTCGCCTGGCCCTGGGGTCAGGCGCTGCCTTCGGACGAGAACGCTTGCTGGAATCGGCGCGTGCCGTGCAGGGTCGGCAGCAGGAAGGCCGGCGCCTTCGACATCCACGACCTCGCCGGCGGCGTCAGCGAGTGGACGAGCACGGCCTACGGCCCGTACGGCGGCGCCGCCCCGGACGCGAGCAAGAAGGTCGTGCGCGGCGGCAACTGGGAGAGCACGAAGGAAGACGCGCTCCGTCCGGAGAAGCGCGCAGCTCATCCGGCGAGCTACCGGGACGTGACGTTGGGCTTCCGCTGCGCGAAGGATCGCTGAGATGAGCTGCGTGCGCCTGAGCATCGAACCCGATTTGTGCGGACCCGTGAGCGTCGGCACGGTGAAGGTGATCCGCGTGGTCGAGCGGACGCTCGAGTTGAGCCTGGGCGAGGCGCTCCGCTACGTGAACCGCTCGGTCTTCGACGGCGAGACGGTGTGCATTCCTGCGCCCTCGCCCGCCGCCGCCGCCGCTTGTGTGGCAGAGCTCGATGCGCTTCGTACCGGCGCCAGCGTGCGCGCGCACGCCGAGGCGGATTGATGGACTTCGACCCCGCTAGGGTCGTCCGCCGCGAAGCCCTGTTCGGAGGCGTGGGCAGCGTGCTGGTCCAGGCGCTCGAAGAGAGCCCGCTGCCGGCGCCGTTCACCACGGTCCTGCTGTGCGAGCTCTCGCCGGGCGGTCGGGTCGGCGCCCATGTGCAGCAGACGGACTCCGAGATCGTCGTGGGCCTCGCGGGAGAGGCGGTGCTCTACGTGGACGGTCTGGCCCACGCGCTCCGCCCTGGCGGCGCTGCGGGTCTGCCTCTCGGGGGCAAGCTCGAGATCGACAACGCCAGCGCGGAAGCGCCGTTCCGCTACCTGATCGTCAAGGCCGCCTACTTGCCGTCGCGGTAGTTCGAGACGGCGAGCGACGCACCGGTCTCGAACGGGGGGAGCAGATCCTCTTCGAGCTGCTTGAAGCTGTGGAGCGATGGGCACTTCTTGTCCGCCCGGGTGATCTTCTTCTCGGAGAGCACCTTGCCGGTCTTGGTGTCCCGCAGCCTGACGACATAGTCCCAGCCGTAGGTGGTGAGCGTGCCGCCCATCTTGGAGGGGTCGAGCGGCTTCATCTCGCAGGTGGTGAGCTTCTTCTTCTTCGTGACCTCGATGCAGGCGACCAAGCTCGCGTCCTCCAGCGAGACGGCGAGGCCATCTTTGTAGGCGACGACGCTCTCGTAGGGCACGTGCTCGAGCTTGCCCGCCGGGTCGCTCTTGACGAACAGCGCGGCTCGGGCCTTGTCGCGCGGCTGGGGCTCGATGTTCGGCACCCCCTGGCCCGCGCAGACCTTCTCGAGCTCGGAGACGCTCGGCCGGTAGGGCAGCTTGGGCGGCGGCGGGGCTGGAGTCGCCGCCGGGGCGGCAGTGGAGGCAGCGCTCTTCTCCGAGCCCTTGCAGGCCAGGAGCGCGCTGAAGATCAGGAGGAGCCAGAGCTTCGGATTCATCCGGGTTCCTGCTGTGTGCTGCAGTGCAGAGTGCCGAGACCGAGCACCAGATCGCGGCAGAATACGCCGACCACCTCCCGCTTCGGGAAGAGCTCGCGCATCACGCCGAGCACCTGGCCGTCCCGGGGGTCGTTGAAGGTGGGGACGAGCAGGACGCCGTTGGCCAGGTAGAAATTCGCGTAGCTCGCCGGCAAGCGCTGACCGGCGAACACCACGGGCTCCGGCATGGGCAGCGGCACGACCTCGAGCTTCCTCCCCCGGGCGTCCGTGGCGCCGCGCAGGCGCTCGGCCGCCCGGGCCAAGATGCGCTGGTTCGGGTCGCGCCGGTTCTTCTCCTGGCAGAGCACGACGCGCCCTGGCGCAACGAAACGCGCGAAGTCGTCGATGTGCCCGCTGGTGTCGTCCCCCTCGATGCCCTCCGGCAGCCACAGCACCTTGTCGACGCCGAGCTCCTCGCGGAACACCCGCTCCGTGCCCTCGCGGCCGAGAGCCCGATTGCGCGCCCGCGGCCCGCTGAGCAGGCACTGCTCGGTAGCGAGCAGCGTGCCCTCGCCATCCACGTCGATGGCGCCGCCCTCCAGCACGACCCGTGCCGGCTTGCCGTGCCGGCGGTAGGCCGGTCGGGACACGAGCTCCGCGTAGCGCGTGGCGACGGCGTCGCCCGCCTCGTCGTCGCGCTTCCAGTCCGGGTAGCGCGCCCAGCCGTTGAACTGCCACTTCACGGCCGCGACGCGCCGCTGGCGGTCCACCACGAAGCTGGGAAGGAAGTCCCGGGTCCAGGAGCGATTGGTGGGCGCGACGAAGAAGTCCACGCGAGCGAGGTCCACGCCCTCCTGCGCGAGCTTCTTCTTGGCGTGGCTCCTCTGGGCGCGGCTCGAGACGAGCAGCCGCACGCGCTCGCGGCGGTGGAGCAGCCGAGCCATCTCCACGAACACCCACTCGACCATCAGCCCTTTGCCGGGCCAGTCCGTCTCGTTGTGGGGCCAGGCGAGCCAGGTCGCCGCGTGGGGCTCCCACTCGGCGGGCATGCGGAAGCGCGTCTGTCTTGCCGCAGCGCTAGCGGCCATCACTTGCCCCGATCCAGGTAGCGCTCGAGCAACCCCGCGTAGGCGTCGATGCGGCGATCGCGCAAGAACGGCCAGCCGCGACGCTGCTCTTCGATGCGTCCGAGGTCGAGCTCGACCACCAGCGTCTCCTCGCCGGTGCCCGCCTCCGCGAGCACCACACCAGCCGGATCGCACACGAACGAGTGGCCCCAGAACTCGAGCCCGCCGTCGTTCGGCCCCTCGTGGCCGACGCGGTTCACCGCCACCACGAACACGCCGTTGGCGATGGCGTGGCTCTTCTGCATGGTCTGCCAGGCGGCGAGCTGCGCCGCGCCGTGCGACGCTTTCTCTTGCGGGTGCCAGCCGATGGCCGTCGGGTAGAACAGGATCTGGGCCCCGGCCAGCGCGGTGAGGCGCGCGCCCTCCGGGTACCACTGGTCCCAGCACACGAGCGGGCCGACCTTGGCGAAGGGCGTGTCCACGCTCATGAAGCCGAGATCACCCGGCGTGAAGTAGAACTTCTCGTAGAACAGCGGGTCGTCGGGGATGTGCATCTTGCGGTACACGCCCAGCTCTTCGCCCCGCGTGCCGAGCACGACGGTGGTGTTGTGGTAGAGGCCCGGCGCGCGGCGCTCGAACATGCTGGTCAGGACCACCACGCCGAGCTCCTGGGCGACCTTCGCGACGGCCGAGACGGTGGGGCCGTCTTTGGCCTCGCCCAGGTCGAACAACGCCGCGTCTTCGACCTGGCAGAAGTAGGGCGAGGCGAACAGCTCCTGCAAGCAAACGATCTGGGCGCCGCGCCCCGCCGCGACCCGGACCTGAGCCAGCGCCTTGTCGATGTTGGCGCTCTTGTCGTCCAGCGTCGACATCTGCACGAGGCCGACCTTCACGCTCTGCTTGGCCATCTTGGCCGGAAGCTAGCCGAAGCCGTGGGCCTGGGGAACCCGGCTCGTCAGCTGCAGCTGCCGGACGGCGCACAGGCGCCACCCACGCAGTGTTCGCTGTAGCAGACGTCGTCCACCGTGCACTGGGCGCCGAGGTGCTGGCGCGCGCGGCAGGTGCCGTTCTCGCAGCGGGCGCCGGCGGCGCACAGATCGTCGTCGAACAGCTTCCCGCACGCCTGCCCTGCCGCCGGGCGCGGCGTACAGGTGCCGTCGAACGAGTTCTGCAGCACCTTGCAGTACTGATCCGTGGGGCAGCCGTCGGGAATCGCGATCTTGCAGGCGGCGCCCGCGGCGAAGGGCGCGCCGCACGCGGTCACGATCTTGCCGGTGGTCGTGTCCACGCTCTGCACGATGCAGCGCAGGTCGGCGGTGCACGCTGGCTTGCCGTCGAAGAAGCAGGGGTCGCCCAGCTTGCCGGAGAACCCGTCCTCGAAGGTCTTGCATGCGCCCGGCTTCTTGCCGTCATCGTCGCTGCCAAGGCAGAAGAGCCCAGGCTGACACTCCGGCGCGGTGCCGCCGCCTTCGCAGGGCTGGCCCAACGCTGCCGGCACGATGCACTTGTCCGTGGCCTCCGAGCACTTGAGCCCCGCGGCGCAGTCCGAGTCCTGGTCGCAGCTGCCTCCCGCCAACTCCTTCGACGAGCACTTGCCGGGACAAGCCGCGGCGACCTTGCAGTAGGTGTCGCCACCCTTGCACTCCATGTCCGCCTGACAGTCGCCGCCGACCTCGACGGTGCCGTCGAGGGCGGCGGTACACTCGGTGGGCTCACCCTCCAGGCTGCAGCCCCGCTTCTCGATGGCGCTCAGGCAGGCTTTGACCTTCGTGCCGTCGTAGAGGACCTTGCCGTCGTCGATGGCCTGCTTGATGCGCGGCAGCTCGTCGCCGATGGCGGTCTCGTAGTTGGTCTGGCAGCTTTCGCCGGCCAGAAACACCTCGAGCAGACCGGCGAAGCAGGCCTCGTACGCCTTGCAGACGGCGCCGGCGTAGAGCCCCGGCACGTCCTCGATGGGCACGCTGCTCTCGCTCAGGCCGCTGTCGCTGTCGCCGCCGCAGGCGCCGACCAGCAGGGAAGCACACAGACTCGCACCGAACCAACGCATCGCCGCTCGCATGGGGGGGTCCTCCAGCAACTCGTGTGCCAGTCAGGATCGCACGCTTTCGCGTGCCAGACGAGGGGCCCGGGACGGGGGTTCACACCCGGCTCGTGACCCGCCGGCGACGCTCCCGACTTGCGGTCTCCCGCTCGATTTCCTACCACCGGAGCGCCGTGCGGGTCCTCGACGCCGACCTCTCCTCGCTCACCCGCTTCGAGCGCGTGGCCTTGAGGCTGGGCGCCGCCGTCAACGAGTCGCCGCGGGTGAAGCGCGCGGCCCGCCGCTTCAACGAGGCGTTCACCGGTCGCTGGATGACGCTGGTGTCGGACCGGCGCATGACCTTGCTCGGGCTCGAGCACATGCTGGCGCTCCGGCCCGACCGCGGGGTAGTGCTGGCGGCGAACCACCGCAGCTTCTTCGACATGTACATGGTGCTCACGCACCTGCACAAACACGTGGACTGGTGCGAGCGCGCCTACTTCCCGGTGCGCGCTCAGTTCTGGTACGACCACCCGCTGGGCGTCCTGACCAACGTGGTGGCCAGCGCCATGAGCATGTACCCGCCGGTCTACCGCGAGACCGAGAAGCGCGCCGTCACGCGAGTCGGTCTCGACTTCTTGGCAGAAGAGCTGAAG contains:
- the corA gene encoding magnesium/cobalt transporter CorA → MEEEAPKSLRRIAPTVSLFLKKNPPVGARPGALVIGKDAPKPRIHVMAYDADHLHEGDLDRVSELRELMRSHAVTWVDVQGLGDEKVLRQLADLFALHPLALADVVNVPQRPKTESYEGQQLFICGMLRLDENGDLHNEQVSVFIGKGYLLTFQERHGDLFDPVRSRLRDNVGMLRGSGADYLAYSIIDTIVDGYYPLLEVFADELEVLEERVMKRPRPELLMRVHEVKRTLLLVRRAVWPLRDALSSLIRDPVPMVTDSARIYLRDTYDHCIQVSEMAESYRELVSELTNTYMSVISNRTNDVMRLLTVVTTIFIPLTFIVGVYGMNFEHMPELKWPNGYFIVLGGMGLLGVGLLIYFRVRGWLGVPDEPNEVDDD
- a CDS encoding 1-acyl-sn-glycerol-3-phosphate acyltransferase codes for the protein MRVLDADLSSLTRFERVALRLGAAVNESPRVKRAARRFNEAFTGRWMTLVSDRRMTLLGLEHMLALRPDRGVVLAANHRSFFDMYMVLTHLHKHVDWCERAYFPVRAQFWYDHPLGVLTNVVASAMSMYPPVYRETEKRAVTRVGLDFLAEELKKPGTVVGIHPEGTRNKGDDPYALLPPEQGFGRVVLGSAPIVVPVFVNGMTNDFIAECRSTLDGTGIPIIIAFGPPVEFGELLAADPARLRAQIAVGRRVLDEIAKLAELERAERAAR
- a CDS encoding SUMF1/EgtB/PvdO family nonheme iron enzyme produces the protein MLLVPGGTLWLGSPAGSGSADERPEQKVSVAEYCLDAREVSVADYRACESNRACEALPTEVRLLSPLPEAEHKAQSAQCSANLADNADLPASCVSFEEATRYCAWKGLRLPSEPEWEWAATGGDDKLAWPWGQALPSDENACWNRRVPCRVGSRKAGAFDIHDLAGGVSEWTSTAYGPYGGAAPDASKKVVRGGNWESTKEDALRPEKRAAHPASYRDVTLGFRCAKDR
- a CDS encoding agmatine deiminase family protein, whose product is MAASAAARQTRFRMPAEWEPHAATWLAWPHNETDWPGKGLMVEWVFVEMARLLHRRERVRLLVSSRAQRSHAKKKLAQEGVDLARVDFFVAPTNRSWTRDFLPSFVVDRQRRVAAVKWQFNGWARYPDWKRDDEAGDAVATRYAELVSRPAYRRHGKPARVVLEGGAIDVDGEGTLLATEQCLLSGPRARNRALGREGTERVFREELGVDKVLWLPEGIEGDDTSGHIDDFARFVAPGRVVLCQEKNRRDPNQRILARAAERLRGATDARGRKLEVVPLPMPEPVVFAGQRLPASYANFYLANGVLLVPTFNDPRDGQVLGVMRELFPKREVVGVFCRDLVLGLGTLHCSTQQEPG
- a CDS encoding MmgE/PrpD family protein codes for the protein MTVVETLAEWVCAVEHGDVPERVRELTRAQIASVIAAIHAGQHSRDAGAVRTAVKGWAATGRASVIASGERWSVQDAVLVNSAYSMALDYDDYLYMGHTGHSAVLAGLALGEAESHAPKDVLTAMVLANELGGRVGASAVLGPQNGQAWSFIHAVEGAVVAAKLWRLSPVQTANALAIALYQPTFTLWPGFMGPGSKVLTAAHPTVVGMQAAAFARAGMTGAREIFEHPRKGFWASFSWAPLPKMLSGLGEAWVSDTLAFKRYPGCAYIDTTLDALFAVLAEYREATGRDLVPADVKRIVVDANLLSVEMDNLSSEHVRPGEPLSPVNVNFSIPFNVGIAVAAGAHDGAALSQEALDANDAAIREIVGKTELRHDWGMSLAVVRAFDGALGGGGTLGQLRPTQLAAVLAGYQKQLGGKKRTGVRPSALLGEWSTLGRMLGAARRRGGGRSGPRDFTRFRMVFPAQVRLETQDGERYQARQDIPIGAPGEPGRVEAAYAKLAREVSLPRERALALSDALRDFEANPVADTVRLSCGA
- a CDS encoding carbon-nitrogen hydrolase gives rise to the protein MAKQSVKVGLVQMSTLDDKSANIDKALAQVRVAAGRGAQIVCLQELFASPYFCQVEDAALFDLGEAKDGPTVSAVAKVAQELGVVVLTSMFERRAPGLYHNTTVVLGTRGEELGVYRKMHIPDDPLFYEKFYFTPGDLGFMSVDTPFAKVGPLVCWDQWYPEGARLTALAGAQILFYPTAIGWHPQEKASHGAAQLAAWQTMQKSHAIANGVFVVAVNRVGHEGPNDGGLEFWGHSFVCDPAGVVLAEAGTGEETLVVELDLGRIEEQRRGWPFLRDRRIDAYAGLLERYLDRGK
- a CDS encoding cupin domain-containing protein, with protein sequence MDFDPARVVRREALFGGVGSVLVQALEESPLPAPFTTVLLCELSPGGRVGAHVQQTDSEIVVGLAGEAVLYVDGLAHALRPGGAAGLPLGGKLEIDNASAEAPFRYLIVKAAYLPSR
- a CDS encoding cation:proton antiporter — encoded protein: MPHNLDLILTLTGGLAAALLLGFVTQKLKLSPIVGYLLAGVAVGPFTPGFVAHGAISEQFAELGVILLLFGVGLHFHLKELLAVRHVVLPGALVQIGLATAGGYLVTRAFGWGSGAAIVFGLSISIASTVVLLRVLSDADVLHTSAGHIAIGWLIVQDLVMVLVLVMLPILSGKAGGGGGTQELLMSAGLAVLKIALLVAFTLLVGNRVIPALLGYVAKTRSRELFTLTVLVLALGIAVGSAKLFGASMALGAFLAGMVVGQSEFATRAASEALPMRDAFAVLFFVSMGMLFDPAQVVPNIGLTAATLGLVLIGTPLVTLGMTLARGQSAKNAVSVALGMAQIGEFSFIVAALGRQLGLLPDRATQSLVAVSMICITLNPLIYRLAPPLSRWLDARLRRRSAKADEPGPPVDAAHRTVVIGYGPVGRTLSKLLIENQIEPTVIELNHETVNGLNKQGIRAIFGDATQQAVLEEAGVRTAGSLVFAASGSPDAVIRQARELNPKITIMARTTYVGEVASLRQAGAHTVVSAEGEVALAMAEHLLRGLGATGDQLDRERDRARAELTPG